The nucleotide sequence CTCCAGCGAGCGAATCAGCGGATAGCGCCACGTAATCGCACCTAGTAGCTGGTCCTGGTAACAGAGTCCGTGATGGACGAGATTCGTCCGGGGGATATCGTCCATATAGGAGTGATGCGCTTCGTAGATCGCGCCGGCGACGTGGCGCGGGATCGATTCGATATGGACGCGCTCTGCGAACCCCAAACCGAGCGGCGCCGTGACCGGCTGGCCTTCCCGATGGATGGGACACGAACACCCATCGGGGGTAGGCGTATACTGGAAGCCGGTACTCCGTATTTGGTCTAGAGAGTGAGTTTCGGTCACGAGTCGGTGTCGTCGGTGCGCTCCTGTCGGTCGTTGTATCGCTCCAGTTCGCGCCCGATATTCTCGAGCGCCTCGACACCTCGTTCGAGGAGCTGGTGGGTGGCTCGCGCCAGTCGAAGCGTCTCCATCAGTGCTTCCTCTCCGGGGGTTCGATGAGGTCGTTGCTCTCTTCGGCGAGTTCCCGGATTACCTGTTCCACGTCAGCCTCTTCGGCAACCGTCCGATGTGCGAGCGGGGCAGGATATGCACGGTCGCCCTGGCTGCAGAGCACGACCAGCCACTCGTCGCTCCCATCCCCGAGTACGATGTAGTGGTCGCAATCAGCGCGCTGGAAGACCCGCCGGTCCGGGCGAGAGACGGCTCGCCAGTTCTCGGGGAGCGTCGGTGACGGCCGTCCGCCGTCGGCGAGGGCGACGACGTCGTCGGTAAGGGTCGCCATCGCGGTGTCGATCTCCTCGCCGGGGAGGTGCCAGCACGCCGCGGCACCGTCGCACTCCAGCTGCGAAACCACCTGATTCCGGAACGCGATGTAGTGCTCACGGGCGAACTGCTCATCGTCGTAGTAGTCGAGGAGGAGCGCGCACGCGAGCTGGGCGGGCCCGCTACCACTGTACCCCCATTCGAACCCGCTTGGACTGTGGTTGACGAGGTCCAGACTGCGCTCGAGGGAGAGTCGCCGATGCTCCGAGAGATTCAGCACGACGGCTTGGCCGTCGACGCGGAAGCCGACGTACTCGACTGCGTCTCGGTGAGACTGTACAGGCGATGCGACTGGAACCGATTCCGAACTGGCCATAGGTACATTCCCGTTCATCGTTGCTCGCGGGCGGTTCGGTGACCCCCGCACCCCTCTCAGGGGTTCAACAAACAGGACGGCGTAGCGTTCGGCAACGTACTGTCCACTTGACCTCCTCCCACCCCTGAAGAGATGGGATTCCCGAGCGTTGGGATATTAAGGTTTAGAGTCCACCACCTCGGCCTGCGGTTCGAATCCGCAGGAGAGGTCGTACAGGTAGACTCCGGGCTGGGCCAACCAGCCGGTACTCCTATCCCCAGAGGTGGACTCGGAGTTACTTGCGCTGTCGTTGATGTCGAGACGGATGTTCTCCGCCCCATTTACGTCTGCGTTGAACGCTGCGTCACACTCCTCACAGACGTACAAGCCGCGCTCAACACGCTGCCCATCGTCTTCTTTCCCGCACACAGAACACGTCTTCGATGTCCCACCCTCGTCCACTTCCACGACCTCGATCCCCTCGGCCTTCGCCTTATATTCGAGAATCGAGGTGAAGCGGTCGAACGCCCACCCGTGCAGGTCAAGGTTGCCGTGCTGTCCCCAGTTCTTTGCCTGACCGTTCTCATCCTCACGCACGCTACTCAAATCTCCGACGTTGACTCGGCCAACGCCCTTCTCCACACACCGCTGGACGATGTGCTTGGCGAGGGCGTGGAAGAAATGCCGGCGGCGCTCAGACCACTTCCGGTGCAGCCGTGTCGCCCGCTCGCCACCACTGTCGTCACACTTGGCAATCTCCTTCGGGAAGTAGTAGCCATCCTGTTTCAACTGATTACCCGGGTATAGGTCGGCCTCTTCCATACTGTAGGCGACAGCGGCGAAATTCGAGATACCGAGGTCGATGCCAGCGGTCTCCTCTCCGGGTGCGTCTGGCGTCTCAATATCGTCTTTGCAGACGAGGTGGAGTTCCCAGCGTTCCTTCGCGTTGTCGTAGACGGCACGAACCTGTTGCAGGTTCTCGACCGAGATGCCGGGTCGCGTCTCGTATTCGACGAGGATGTAATCGCGGTCCCGTGGGTGGTCTTTGTGATTCGCGCCTTTGCTGAGGCGGACGCGATTGTGTTTCGGGTCGTGTCGGATGCCCTTCTGCTTCCACGTAACCGTGCTGCGCGGGTGTTCTTCGTGGACGCAGCGGCCTTGGTCGTCGTAGTAGTTGCGTTTGCGGTATCCGGGCGGGTTGTCCCGGTCATCGTCTGAGGAGTACCACGAGTTGAAGGCTTCAGCGAGTTCCTCCAGAACCCGCTGACTGGACTGACTGTGCAGCCCCCGGTACTTGTCGTGATCCTTCAGCTCGCTTTTGAGTTCCTCGTGACCAGGGATCTCCCCGGTGTCTTCCCATTGTTGGCGGGAGTAGTAGTTGGCGACGTTCCAGAGTTTGCTGGCACTCCACCCGTGCCGGTCGAGTGGCTCTGCCACCTGTGAGTGGTTGCGGATTCGCGCTCGGTGGGTGCGGTGGATTTCCAACATCCGTGGAACGTCTCTATAACAGGTTATACTCGTCTGAATTGTAAATATTAATGTTTGTCAACAGTGGGCTCTTTGGGCTTATTATCGGCGGTGAATCCTCGTTCGCTATGTCGGTTTATCCCATCGCAAAAGAGATGGTTATTCCCCTCACACTATCCACATAATTGAGGATGGCTGTACTGGACGATCTCTCGGGGTTCGAGTTTGAGGACGTAATGGAGGACGTGTTCCGGACCCTCGGCTACGAGAACGTCCGCCAGGCCGACCGCACGGCTGACGAGGGTCGCGACGTCATCATGGAGGAGGTCGTCGACGGCACGCGGCGTGCGATCATCGTCGAGTGCAAGCACACGGGGACGGTCGGGCGGCCGGTCGTCCAGAAGCTCCACTCGGCGATCGCGACGTTCGACTTCGACGGCCCCAAACGCGGAATGGTCGTCACGACCGGCCGGTTCACGAACCCTGCTCAGGAGTACGCTGACCGCCTCCAGCAGAACGACGACCCGCACCCAATCGAGCTGCTCGACGGCGAGGACCTCCGGGAGATTGCCAACGAGATCGGCCTCGACCTCTACAACGGTCGCATCGAGATTCTCTGCGACGAGACGCTCCGCCCGTACGACCCGGCCGCCGACGTCGATGCGCCAGTCACGGAGGCGTTCCGCGACATCGAGAACATCGAGGCCGCCGACCTCCCAGACCCACACTCATCGGTGACGTTCCGCCCGGTGGTCGCTGTCACCGCGGACACGAACGCTGTCTTCGAGACGTCGGTGGGCGTCATCCACCGGATCAACGACCGCACGCGGTTCGTCGCCCACGCCGAGCGGGGGCAGCCGCAGGTCGTCGACGAGGACGTCGCGACGCTGGTCACCGAGAACCTTCACGCGACGGTCGACCTCGATACCGAGCAGTTCGCGGAGGTGTTCGATGACGTCGAGGAGCGCCGGTTCGGGCAGACCCAAACCGAGTACAAGGAGTGGGCCGTCGAGCGGCTCCAGCAGCACCACACGACGACGGTGACCTACACCGGCGACAACAACGTCACGTACAACAAGACCTGCGAGCCGAACCGCTCGGACATCTCTGTCCAGTCGATCGAACCAGTGTACCTCCCCGAGGTTCGGCACACTACCGACATCCAGGAGTACACCTACCCCTACGAGTACTACGCGGCAGGCCCGTCGAGAGTGACCGCCGAGGACGGCATCCATCAGTGCGTCCACTGTGACACGAGTGGCGTAACCGAGACGTACACCTACTGTCCGAACTGCGGGGCCATCGCCTGCTCCAGCCACACCAAAACGGAGCGGCTGGAAGGCGAGCCGATCTGTACGGGGTGTGCGGTGACGGAACGGTTCGCGCTGAAGACGAAGTACTTCTACGACGAACAGAATCTCGAGGCGTTCCGCGAGGAGTACGCCGCGATGCCGCTTCACGAGAAGGCGATGGAGAACAAGTGGCTGGCTGGGGGGAGCGTGGTCGCGACGCTGCTGCTCGTCGTCGGACTACTCGTCATCGGCGGCATCATCTGAGCGGGCTAAGCGTTCACGCCGGCTCAGCGACCACCTCTTCGAGCGCGTGCTCAAGCGGGCCGTGGAACTGCCAGCTGGCCCGCTCGAAGGCTCCCTCGGTCGGACCATCCCAGCGCGGGAAGGCGGAGTGACCACTCACCTTGACGGTCCACTCGGACGGCTCCTCGAACGGGTTCCGGGTCGGGAGCTCGACGACGTAGAGGTACTCCTCGTCGCCGTGAATGCCGTCGGCTGGGTTCTCGACGCCGTGTCCGAGCAGGAACATCGGCTGGTCGAGGTGCTCCATATTGTCCGGCTCGAGGAGATCCGCTGGCTGTGTTGCGTCGATTGTTCGATCTGGGTCACCATCCAGATACAGGTCGATCGTCGAGAGCTTGTCGAGGAACACGAACGACGCTGCCGTGTAACCCGGTCCTCGCTCGGCACGGGTCGCGTCGAGAAGTTCCTTCAACTGCGCAAGATCGCGAAGCACGCTCTCCGGGTAGCCATCCGAATGTCGGTACACTTGCGCGACGCGGTCGTTATCGGTTGGTTCGCCGTCCTGGTCCACTCGTTCGACGAATCTGAGTTGACTCCGTGTCGACATCGATCATCGCCGGCACGTGTGCGCCGGCACCCCTCACCGGCGCAAAAACAACTCGCTCCGTTCATTCGGGCGGTGGAAGAGGTTGAATCGGGAGCTGTTCGAGTTGTCTGTGACAGCCCGCACAGACTGTCAGTAAGTTCTGCCGCACGTCGGCATCCTCGAGTCCTTGATCGGAAGCTCCGACAAACTCTGACCGCGGGATTCGATGATGGACGTGAAGATCCATCCCGTATTCGTCCTGATGCCGTTCGCGAGCCATTCCACACCAAACGCACTGTTCATTGTCCCGGCGGATGACCTCTTCGCGCTTGATGTGCCAATTCTCGCCGAACCGCTGCGTGGGTCGGAGGGTCTTTCGCAGCAGGTACTCCTCCAGTATTTGTTGATCACTTGCCCGGAGTGCCGCTTCCCACGATGAGAAGATTCGCCGGATTGGAACAGGCGAACAGGACCCATATTTTCGAACGTCTGTTGTCGTCGGTGGGCGACCCAACCGCTTGTAGAGGGTCCGTAGCTCCTTACAGGCTTCCTCCTCGGTGAAGGGATCCGGTTGGTTTAGCGAGGCTCCAACCGATTGAAGCGCAGCATTCCACGACCCAAATCTCCGCCTGTAGGGTTCGGGGCTGTATTCCCCATGCTCGATCATATCCCGCTTGCGAGGGGTTCGATCCAACTCATCAATCAGGCGTTCGAGTTCCGTCTGAAGTTCGGCTCGGGACAGCGCATCCGGCTGGTTTGAGCCATATCCCGCGGCCTCCAGCGCCTCGTTCCAGCTACCGAACTCCGATAGGTACACCCAGCTACTGAACGTCCCTTCCTCATCCATTTCGGCAGCGGTCGGCGACGAACCAAGTCGGCTTCCGAGACGCCGTAACTCGGCAAGGAGTTCGTCACAGTTCACTTTCCACTGTTTTGTAGGCTGATGACCCGCTTTTCGCAGAGCATCGTTCCAGCTGCCGAATCGATTCTGATACGTCGTTACGCTGTACCTCCCTTGCTGCTTCATATCCTGCTGGCGCGGTGTCCTATCTAGTTTTTCAGTTAGTCGATCAAGTTCCTCCAGTAGCTCTCGGTCTTCGATATTCGCTGTGCTACTGTGCATCGGTTCCAGCCCTGCTTCCTCTACTGCGTCGTTCCAGCTCCCGAACCGGTCTTGATATGTTGATCTCGAATAGGAGCTCAATTCGTCTATTTCACGGAGTGAGGGCGGCCGACCGAGTTGATCCGCAATGGATTGGAGTTCCTCTATGAGTTTCTCAGCGGGAATACGACTCGGACTCATGTTCTCACCGGTGGCGTCACCAATCGCGGACGGATTCACCCATCTTGGTATATGAATATTCAGGACCCGCACTGGCTCGCCGGCACCCCTCACCGGCGCAGAAACGACATCACGAGTTGTCGATATTCGAACTTCGCTATGCGAGATGCGCCACCTCGTTTGGTTCCTCGACGTCATCGAACTCGCCGCGCTTGACAGGGTCCCAGTCCTCACCCGGCTCTGGACTCCACCAGTCGACCTTGTAGGCGCCCGGTGCGCCGAAGATTTTCACGCGGGCCGACCCATCAGGCAGGTCGCGCCGCAGTTTCTCGTCGACGTGGAGGTTCCAGGTCGTGGTTGAATCGAAGCAGGCGAGCACGGCCTCCTCGTAGCCGCGCGTCTCTCGGGATTCCTGGAGTTCGACCTGGGTGTTGCAGTTCTTGCAGAACACCCCCTCGAACGGGATGTGGGTGAAGACCTCCTGCCCGCAGACGGGACACCAGAGGAACTCGAACAGTGCCTCGCTGTGTCGGTCAAGTACTTCGAGACTCATTGGTTGACTCACCCGGTCGTACCGGGCCACCACCTCGTGCCCGGCCGAAAAACAGCGCCCACCGCTCACTCACTCACCGTTCGGCGCCGTAGACGATGCGTGAGGGGGCTTCGTACCCACAGTCGGGGCAGTCGTACCATCGCTGGATTTTCGCCCCGTCTGCTGCCTTCTCGCCGACGCGAACGTCGTTGTTCGGACACTCCGGGCAGCTGAGGTCCGGGGCCGGCCGCTCCCGGAGTTCGTCACGGAACGACGTCGCGTCCTTCGTCTCGTATCCCCGCGACCACACCGGGTAGCCGTCGACGAGAATCACCCCGCGCCACTTGTACCGGTAGGAATCCGGGGCTCGATGC is from Halostella litorea and encodes:
- a CDS encoding homing endonuclease associated repeat-containing protein, which gives rise to MSPSRIPAEKLIEELQSIADQLGRPPSLREIDELSSYSRSTYQDRFGSWNDAVEEAGLEPMHSSTANIEDRELLEELDRLTEKLDRTPRQQDMKQQGRYSVTTYQNRFGSWNDALRKAGHQPTKQWKVNCDELLAELRRLGSRLGSSPTAAEMDEEGTFSSWVYLSEFGSWNEALEAAGYGSNQPDALSRAELQTELERLIDELDRTPRKRDMIEHGEYSPEPYRRRFGSWNAALQSVGASLNQPDPFTEEEACKELRTLYKRLGRPPTTTDVRKYGSCSPVPIRRIFSSWEAALRASDQQILEEYLLRKTLRPTQRFGENWHIKREEVIRRDNEQCVWCGMARERHQDEYGMDLHVHHRIPRSEFVGASDQGLEDADVRQNLLTVCAGCHRQLEQLPIQPLPPPE
- a CDS encoding DUF6166 domain-containing protein, which translates into the protein MASSESVPVASPVQSHRDAVEYVGFRVDGQAVVLNLSEHRRLSLERSLDLVNHSPSGFEWGYSGSGPAQLACALLLDYYDDEQFAREHYIAFRNQVVSQLECDGAAACWHLPGEEIDTAMATLTDDVVALADGGRPSPTLPENWRAVSRPDRRVFQRADCDHYIVLGDGSDEWLVVLCSQGDRAYPAPLAHRTVAEEADVEQVIRELAEESNDLIEPPERKH
- a CDS encoding restriction endonuclease, with the translated sequence MAVLDDLSGFEFEDVMEDVFRTLGYENVRQADRTADEGRDVIMEEVVDGTRRAIIVECKHTGTVGRPVVQKLHSAIATFDFDGPKRGMVVTTGRFTNPAQEYADRLQQNDDPHPIELLDGEDLREIANEIGLDLYNGRIEILCDETLRPYDPAADVDAPVTEAFRDIENIEAADLPDPHSSVTFRPVVAVTADTNAVFETSVGVIHRINDRTRFVAHAERGQPQVVDEDVATLVTENLHATVDLDTEQFAEVFDDVEERRFGQTQTEYKEWAVERLQQHHTTTVTYTGDNNVTYNKTCEPNRSDISVQSIEPVYLPEVRHTTDIQEYTYPYEYYAAGPSRVTAEDGIHQCVHCDTSGVTETYTYCPNCGAIACSSHTKTERLEGEPICTGCAVTERFALKTKYFYDEQNLEAFREEYAAMPLHEKAMENKWLAGGSVVATLLLVVGLLVIGGII
- a CDS encoding DUF7567 family protein, encoding MSLEVLDRHSEALFEFLWCPVCGQEVFTHIPFEGVFCKNCNTQVELQESRETRGYEEAVLACFDSTTTWNLHVDEKLRRDLPDGSARVKIFGAPGAYKVDWWSPEPGEDWDPVKRGEFDDVEEPNEVAHLA
- a CDS encoding DUF7568 family protein, which codes for MPRITNWRRESRSPTLAYRNAETGARAVLHRAPDSYRYKWRGVILVDGYPVWSRGYETKDATSFRDELRERPAPDLSCPECPNNDVRVGEKAADGAKIQRWYDCPDCGYEAPSRIVYGAER
- a CDS encoding RNA-guided endonuclease InsQ/TnpB family protein — protein: MLEIHRTHRARIRNHSQVAEPLDRHGWSASKLWNVANYYSRQQWEDTGEIPGHEELKSELKDHDKYRGLHSQSSQRVLEELAEAFNSWYSSDDDRDNPPGYRKRNYYDDQGRCVHEEHPRSTVTWKQKGIRHDPKHNRVRLSKGANHKDHPRDRDYILVEYETRPGISVENLQQVRAVYDNAKERWELHLVCKDDIETPDAPGEETAGIDLGISNFAAVAYSMEEADLYPGNQLKQDGYYFPKEIAKCDDSGGERATRLHRKWSERRRHFFHALAKHIVQRCVEKGVGRVNVGDLSSVREDENGQAKNWGQHGNLDLHGWAFDRFTSILEYKAKAEGIEVVEVDEGGTSKTCSVCGKEDDGQRVERGLYVCEECDAAFNADVNGAENIRLDINDSASNSESTSGDRSTGWLAQPGVYLYDLSCGFEPQAEVVDSKP